ACTAAAATCTATGGCACTAACTACGCCCTGAGGGATTTCACCCTAAACATCGAGGCAGGCCGCGTTTATGGTTTGATTGGCCCTAACGGAGCCGGTAAAACCACTGCTATGTCCATTTTAGCCACCCTCTTAGCTCCCGATGGTGGTACCGCTACCGTTGGGGGATATGATGTGATCAAAGAAGCGGCGGCTGTCAGGCGGCTGATTGGCTATATGCCAGACTTTTTTGGTGTCTACGACGGTCTAAAGGCATGGGAATACTTGGAATTTTATGCTGCCGCTTATCGCATACCTGTGGCCAAGCGACCACAACTTTGTCGGGATCTCTTAGAATTAGTAAACCTTTCGGAAAAAGCTGATTCCTATGTAGATTTGCTGTCTCGAGGGATGAAGCAGCGCTTGGCTATGGCACGTTGTCTGGTCCATGACCCGGCTGTATTGATTCTGGATGAACCTGCATCCGGGCTGGATCCCCGGGCCAGGGCGGAAATGAAGGAGGTAATCCGTCAACTGCGGCGGATGAATAAAACCATCCTGATAAGTTCACATATTCTGCCGGAACTGGCGGAAATGTGTGACAACATCGCTATCCTGGAGCAGGGTCGCCTGGTGGCCAATGGTACAGTGGAAGAAGTGACAGCTGCCCGCCAGGGAACCCGTGTTTTAAAGGTGGATGTGGCAGAAAAGTTACCAGAGCTGTTGGATTTTTTGCGTGATCAGCCAGGTGTGGTAAACCTGGATGGTGATGCCGGTTGGGCCAGGGTTTCTTTCTCCGGTAATAAAAAAGAACAAGGGGAATTACTGCAGGAAATTATTAAACAGGGTTTTTACGTCCTGGAGTTTGCCGAGGTTAAGGGCAATTTGGAAGACGCCTTTATGGCTATGACCGGGGAGGTAGGTGCATGATGAAGGAATTAAACCCGGTATTACTTAAGGAGATGCGTCAAAGATTTCGTACCTATCGTTCTCCTCTGGTGTTGCTGCTTTATTTGATGGTAGTTGGTGGCTTTTCGTTATGCTATATTTATCTGCGCTGGCGCAGTGCGCCTTCCTTTTCACCGGGCAGCAGTAAAGATATTTTCACGGTGCTGAGCATGGCTCAGTTAGGACTGCTGGCCTTTGTAGTTCCTGGCCTGACAGCTGGGGTGATCAGTGGCGAAAGGGAGAGACAGACACTGAATGTATTATTGACCACAGAATTAAGCCCTTTGGGCATTGTGGTTAGTAAAATGATCTCCTCCTGTTCTTTCATAGCCCTGCTACTTTTTGCCACCTTGCCTTTGTATAGCCTGGTCTTTATGTATGGTGGTCTGGCACCCCTACAAATTCTGGGCATCTTAGGCTTTTTCCTGATCACCATGCTGCTTTATGCGGCCATTGGCATTAGTTGCTCCACATATTTTAAAAGAACAGGTATTAGTACCGTTACTGCCTATGGCCTTGTCTTTTTTCAACTGGCCGGTACCGGTTTTTTAGGGGCTTTTATCTATACCCTTTATTTGCAGCAGGCTGAAATGGCCATGGTTAGATTGCAAGAAACTCCTCTTATTGTCCAACTGTTGCAGGATAATAACCCGGTAATGGTGATGTTAAGAATTTTAGGGGAAAGTGCTACCTTTGGACCGGACAGGGAGATGTGGCTACCCTACTGGGGCACCTACACAGTTACCTGCTTAGTGATTAGTGTTATCCTAATCCTTTGGAGTGGCTGGAAGTTAAATCCCGTCAATCATAACAGGAAATTATTTAGGTAAGTATGGCGAAGGGCTGCACCCCATGGGTGCGGCCCTTAATAGCTTAGATATGGTTGTTATGATAAAATGAAATAGAAAATATCTTCAAGAAGGAGACGAGGATGAACGCTACCAGAACGGAAATTGCCAAAACGATTGACCATACCCTGTTAAAAGCCGTTGCCACAGGGCAGGATATTATAAAGTTATGCCAAGAGGCCAAGGAGTACGGCTTTGCCTCAGTCTGTGTCAATCCGACATTTGTTTCCTTGGCTGCGGAGCAGCTTAAAGACTCAGGGATCATGGTTTGTACAGTGGTAGGCTTTCCCCTGGGGTGCACTACCACAGCCACTAAAGTAGAGGAGACCAGGGAAGCTGTTAATAATGGAGCTCAGGAAATTGATATGGTGATTAATCTTGGGGCTTTAAAGGAAGGCAATGATGACTTGGTTTGCCAGGATATTGCCGCAGTGGTTAAAGCAGCCCAAGAAGCCAACCCGTCAACTGCCGTTAAGGTGATTATTGAAACCTGTTACCTTACCCATGAAGAAAAAATACTGGCTTGTCAACTGGCCAAGACAGCGGGGGCACACTTTGTCAAAACCAGTACTGGTTTTGGTACCGGCGGGGCCACCATAGAGGACGTAGCCCTGATGCGTGAGGTTGTTGGTCCGGCTATGGGGGTTAAAGCCTCGGGCGGCATTAAAACCAGCGCGGATGTGCTTGCTCTGCTTAAAGCCGGTGCCAATAGAATTGGTGCCAGTGCAGGTGTCAAGATCATGAAGGAATTAAGCTAACGGTTGGGGTGTCGTATAAATATGGAATGCGACACTTACTTGTTTTGGCCATCGGCCATCAGCCTTCGGCCGTCGGCTTGGTTGGATTATACATGGTACTCGTAGCACACTTTCCTGGAGTGGGGATAATAGAGCCCCCTCGCTGAGGAGGGCACTGTAAAATGGGTACTTTTTTAAATAAAATTAAGCACCACTACAACTTCCAGTGGTGCCTTTGTCATACCTAGCATATATAGTAGGTCTTAGTATAATTTATGTGTTTTGCAGTCTTGTAAATTTATATGCCGAAGGGCTTTACCGTTTAAATAATCGCATTTTTTTCCCTGCCAGGTATTCCTTTCCTCTAAGCCTTTTTCTATACTTTCCTTTATTTTCCACCAACTGGTAGCCCAATTGGAAAAGAGTTGGCGTGTCTTGGGGCCTTTGCCCACCAGCCGCTGCACCACTATATCCGGATGAAGATATTCTAAAAAAGTGATCACACGGTTAATGTACTCTTCCAGGGGGATAATACTGATCTCCTGTCGTTCATACATTTGCGCCAGGACTGTACCCTTGACCACATAGAGGGCATGCAGTTTTACATAATCGATACCCAGCACAGAAAGAATCTTAGCATTTTCCTGGACATCCAGTAAATTATCCCAGGGTAAATTCAAAATAATGTGGGTGCAGATTTCAAAGTTCCTTTTTTTAATCCGCTGTACGGCGTCTAGAAACTCTGCCAGGGTATGGCCCCTGTTTACCTTGGTCAGGGTATGATAGTTAACCGTTTGCAGACCAAGTTCTATATTAATATCCAAGTTATATTTTTGTTGTACTTCCCATAAAAAATCCAGGTAAGTATCGTTAATGCAATCCGGTCTGGTGGATATGGAAATGCCGACAATATCTTCCTGGGAAGCTGCTGTCAGCATATTTTCTTTAAATTGTTCCAAGGTCAAGTAGGTATTGGTAAAGGCCTGGAAATAAACAATAAATTTTTTGGCATTAAAGCGTTTAATAAAAAAGTCGCGGTTTTGGGCAATTTGCTGTTGAATATCTAAGGAATTTGGCAGACATTCAAAACCAGCCCCTTCTTCGTCACAAAAAATGCAGCCACCCTTACCCACGGTGTTGTCCCGGTTAGGGCAGGTACCAGGTAAATTAACTGGTAACTTATAGACCTTTTGGCCGAATTTTTTTATTAAATGCTCCGAGTATTGCCGATAACGCGTTGTTCCGTCCATTTATCTCACCTCTAAAAATCACTTACATCAGAAAATCACACTTCTCCAAAGTATACCATAGCGCTTTTGCTCCCAACAACTTTTTATATTTCTGTCACCTTTTAGCAGGAGGTGTTTTAATTTAATAGTATATATCAAGAAAAGGTTAGTGGAGGAAATTTATGAAACTTGAACATACCATTGTCAGTGCAGAAAGGCTAAGACGCCGTTGCCTGCCGGAGGAACTGGAGTTTTGTGAAAGCTCAGCAGACGTGCCCCCTCTCAAGGATTTTATAGGTCAGGAGAGGGCTGTGCGGGCCATGCAGTTTGGCCTTAATATGAAGGCCCATGGCTACAATATTTTTGTGGCTGGTCCAGTGGGTACCGGTAAGACAACCTATACCCAAACTGTGGTCACCCAGTTTGCCGCTAAGGAAGAAGTGCCCGGAGATTGGTGCCTTATTTATAACTTTCAAAATCCGGATGTGCCTTTGGCTGTGACTTTACCCGCCGGCATGGGTGCTAAGTTTAAGCAAGACATGGCTGATTTGACCTATAAAATGAAAACAACCCTGGCCAAATTATTTGAGGGAAAAGAGTATAGTCAGAAAAAAAATGAGGTTATTCAGGAAATTACCAAAAAAATAGATGGAAGTTTGGAAAAGCTTAAGGAAGATGCCCAAGCGGCAAATTTTTTAATGAAAACCACAGAACAGGGGATTTTCTTTGTACCTTTAAAAGAGGATAGGCCCTTAACCAAGGAACAATATGAGGCCTTATCCACCGAAGAAAAAGAAGGGCTGGAGCAGACTTTAAAGGAACTGCAACAGAGAACAGAGGAAATTGCCTACCATAGCAAGCTGTTAGAAAAAGAAGCAGAACAAGTAGTTAGTGAATTGGATACTAAGTTGGTACAGGAAAGTGTCGGTCCTCTGGTTAAAAAATTACAAAAGAAATACAAGGATGTTCCCAAGATACAGGCTTTTCTTAAAGGTTTGGTGGAGGATATCACCAGCAATATCAGGTGTCTGGCCGATGAAGAGGATACTAATAAAGATGCATTGTACGAGGAATTGTATAAGAAGTACCGAGTTAATCTACTGGTAAATAACCAATTTACTGTGGGAGCTCCGGTGGTGGTGGAGACCAACCCCCATTACTATAATTTATTTGGTAAGATTGAATATCGCAGCCAAATGGGTTCGGTAAATACTGACTTTACCATGATTAAAGCCGGTGCCCTGCATCGTGCCAATGGCGGTTATTTAATTCTGCAAGCCAAAGATCTGCTGGCTGACCCCAATTGTTGGGAGACATTAAAAAAGTCTTTGAAGAACCGCCAGGTATTGATCGAAAATATTGGTGAACAGTACCGCTCAGTGCCTACCGCTAGTTTAAGCCCCGAGCCCATCCCTTTAAATGTTAAGGTGATTTTGATTGGCACTCCTAAAATCTATAATCTGCTGCAACAGGCTGATGAAGATTTTGCCAAGTACTTTAAAGTGATGGTGGATTTTGAGGTAGTCATGCCCCGCACACCGGAAAATCTCCGAAATTATGTGGCCTTTGTGGGTTCGGTTTGCCGACGGGAGAAACTACCCCATTTTGATAAATCTGCCCTGGCAGAATTGATTGAGTATGGTTCCCGTTTGGCCGGTAACCAGAAAAAACTGTCCACCCAATTTAATGAAGTGGTGGAAATCATTTTGGAGGCAGCCTCCTGGGCACAGATGGCCGGGGCTGAGATGGTCAGCGGAGAATTTGTACGCCAAGCCATTAAGGAAAAAATATACCGCTCGCGGCGGGTGGAGGAACGCTTACAGGAATTAATTCTCCGTGGCAAAATACTGGTGGACACTGCCGGTTCAGTGGTGGGGCAAATTAATGGTTTAGCGGTGTTGGATGTGGGCAATTATGCCTTTGGCAAACCCTCACGTATTACAGCTAAAACATATATGGGTCAAGAGGGACTGGTTAATATCGAGCGTGAAACCGAGATGAGCGGTAGTATTCACGCTAAGGGAGTATTAACCTTAACCGGCTTCCTGGGGCATATGTTTGCCCAAAATAAACCTCTTAGCCTTTCAGCTCGCATTACCTTTGAACAGCTCTATGAAGGGGTAGAGGGAGATAGCGCCTCCAGTGCGGAACTCTATGCACTGCTTTCCAGCCTTGCTGAGGTGCCGATCAAACAATGCCTGGCGGTAACAGGTTCCGTTAACCAAAACGGAGAAATTCAACCCATCGGAGGGGTTACGGAAAAGATTGAGGGCTTCTTTGAAGTGTGTCAGGCCAGGGGGTTAACCGGGGAACAGGGAGTGATCATTCCGGTACAAAATGTGGACAATGTGATGCTCAGCCACGAAGTAGTAGAAGCGGTGGAAAAAGGTCTGTTTCATATTTATGCCATCTCCCGGGTGGAAGAGGGCATTGAGTTACTCACTGGTATGCCTGCTGGTGAGCGTTTACCGGATGGTGGCTACCCGGAGAATACCATTTACTACCTAGTAGATCAAAAGTTACAGCATTTTACCGAAGGGCTTTGTCAATATAGCAAATAAAAAACGGGAATGCACGGTCTTGACAAGACTGTGCATTCCCGTTTTTTGGGACAAATCACATCTTTAGGAACGTTAACATATTTTATACAAACTTATGCTAATGTGCTATAAAGGAGGGGTATCATGGCAGTCCTGCGCGTTCCTAAGGGATATTGCACCATACAAGAAGCAGTTAATGCTGCCAGACCAGGTGATGTCATTCTGGTAGATGAAGGAACCTACCCGGAGCAGGTTATCATTGATAAAAATAATATCTGTTTGGTGGCTAGGTGTCGCAATGCCGTCTTGGATGGCAATTGTCTTTGGGATTTTGGGTTTATCTTAAACAATGTTGTGGGAGTAGAGATAAAGGATTTTACTATTAAGAATTATGACTTGGCAGGTATTTTTCTTCTTGGTGGGCAGGCCAACCGCATAATTAATAACAACATCAAGAAGAATGATCTGGCAGGGATTGTCCTGAGCGGCTCTAATAGAAATTTGATCTCCAGGAATACAATAAGAGAAAATAAATTTGGCATTCTCGGTCTTGATATAGATCAAAATTGGCTGGTTAAAAATAGGGTTTACAAAAATTGCCAAAGCGGTATCGTGTTAGGCCTAGGCAACTCGGGTTGTAACGATAATGCTTTAATCAATAATTCTTCGGTGGGTAATGCAAGCATTGGCATATTAGCGCTGGGTTGCAATAACCTGCTGCTGCAAAATCAGGTACTCCAAAACGAGCTGGGTATCTTGGCAGTGGATGACCATAATGTGCTACAAGGTAACATAGTGAAAAGAAATAATTGTGATGCTGTCTTAGCTGTCAATGCAGATAACCTCTATATTGCCAATAACTTAATTAGTAATAACTGTGGCACTGGTATCCAGCTGGTCAATAACGAATTTGATATTATTGAAGAAAATAAAATTGTCCTCAACAAGGATTCTGGCATTAAAGGTTCGGTGGACTCGATAAACAATATCATCATTAGGAACTGGATTCAACTAAATACACCCTGTAATATCGATCTGATGAATCCCGATAATAACGTAATAAATTACCGCTTGTTTAAATCTTAAGGGAGGTGCTACCTTGAGTAATCAGGATTTCTATGCTGGTTTATTTAAGCCTTACCAAGAGGGGTTAAAGAAGCTTAAAGGAGTGCAGGGTTTACCGGAGATTGTGCTGGATAATTATAAGGCCATTAAGGAAAAAGCTGAGCAACATGAGCAAAAAATGAGAATCGGGAGTAAGCAGGCTTAAATGAAGGGATAAAATGTACGGCTGAATTTTTGCTGTACATTTTTTTATGTGGCAAAAGTTAGTATAATAAGAATAATGGTACTTATTGTCGTATTAAGACAAATGGGACGGACTTATGAGTGTAAAGGAACCTGCTAGACTTTGGTAATAAAATGTGGAAAGAGGTAGTTCAAACTGGGTCATATAGAAAACTCGGATCGGGAGTACCAACTGTTACAAAAACGCTTGGATCATTGCATCGAGGGGGCACCTAACTCGCCGGTATTTATTAGCATATTAAAAATGCTCTTTACCCAGGCAGAGGCAAATTTGGCCAGACAGATTCCCCTCAGACCCACTCCTCTGCCGAAATTGGCTAAGAAGATAGGCATGCCAGTGGAGGCATTGGAGGAAAAAATCACTGACATGGCCCGGCGGGGGTTGGTTTTTGATGCGGAACATAAGGGTCAGCGCTATGTTGTGCTGGCACCGGTGGTTATTGGTTTTTTTGAATTTACCTTTATGCGTACCAGGGACAACCTGCCCATGGCAGAGCTGGCCAAACTTTTTGACCAGTACATGATGCAGGATGATAAATTCGCCCATGGCGTTTTTGCCGGCCAGACACAAATAGGACGCTCACTGGTGCGGGAAGAAGCCCTGCCAGACAGTGATTATGCAGAGATCTTAGATTGGGAGCGGGCCAGTTATATCATAGAAAGCGCCAGCCGGGTGGGACTTTCCCTTTGTGCCTGCCGCCATAAGGCAGAACACCTGGGAAAAGCCTGTGACAAACCGCAGCAAACCTGCCTTACCTTAAATAATGGAGCCAAGATATTAATTCAAAATGGCTTAGCGGAAGAGATATCCAAAGCCAAGGCCCTGAGTATTTTGCAACAATGTAAAGAACAGGGGTTGGCCCAGACCGCTGATAACGTACAAAGAAATGTTGGTTACATCTGTAATTGTTGCGGTTGCTGCTGTGGTATGTTCAAGGCCATGAAAACCTTTAATCTCAATAAAGCCATTGTTTCCTCCAACTGGGTGATGCAAATAGAGCAGAGCAAGTGTACTGGTTGCGGTGCCTGTACCAGAATTTGCCCCCTGGGCATTATTTCCTTGCAGGAGGAAGTCATAGGCGATAAGAAAAGGAGGAAAGCCTCATGCTCAGAGGATATCTGCCTGGGCTGTGGAGTTTGTTATGCCTCCTGCAAATTTGGTGCAATTTCCTTGCGACCCCGCAGTCAGCGAGTTTTTACCCCGGAGACCACCTTTGATAAAATCATAATGATGGCCATTGAACGGGGCAAACTTACCAATCTAATCTTTGATGATCCCAGTCGCCTCAGCCACCGGGCATTGGGCCGGGTGATGAACATTATTGAAAAATCCCCACCGGTGAAGGCGGTTATCAATTCACAACCATTTAAATCAGTCTTTCTAAATACCATCCTAGCTAAAGTAAAAAAGCTGGCCGATGATTATTAAAGAGTGTCAAGGGGATGGTTATCTTGACACTCTCCCCTTAACACTGGTGGTTTACATTTAACGGAGGTGACTGACTTGAAGACATGTCCATCTGTATTAGAAGCTATCGGCAACACACCTATCATTGAATTATCCCGCATTGCCAAGGATTTGCCCGGCCGTATCTTTGCCAAGGCTGAATTTATGAATCCCACAGGCAGCATGAAGGACCGCATCGCCCTGAAAATGATTGAACAGGCGGAACAAGAGGGTAAATTGCAACCTGGGTCTATTGTGATAGAAGAAACCAGCGGCAATACCGGTATTGGCCTAGCCATGGTTTGTGCCATCAAAGGTTATCAATTTATTGCTGTCATGTCCGCAGGTAACAGCCCCGAGCGTCGGCAGATTTTAGAAGCTATGGGAGCTAAGGTGGAGTTGGTACCACAAACACCTGATGGCAAGCCGGGGCAGGTAACAGGGGAGGACTTGGCTTTAGTGGAAAAAAGGGCCCGGGAGATGGCAGAAGAAATGGGTGCCTTTTTAGTTAACCAATTCCACAACCCTGACAACTGCCTGGCCCATTATGAGACCACAGCCCAGGAAATTTGGCAGCAAATGGACGGCAAGATTGATTATTTCCTGGATGTGGTTGGTACTTCCGGCACCTTTACCGGTATTGCCAGGGCCCTGAAGGAAAAGGACCCCAACATTCAGTGCTGGGTGGTGGAGCCTGCCACCGCAGCTGTGTTGGCTGGTAAACCAGTCACTAATCCCCGGCATGTGCTGCAAGGCTCCAGCTATGCCAAAGTTCCTGATCTCTGGGATCCTGCAGTTTGCGACGGCTATATCACCGTGAGTGATGGGGAAGCCATCCGTTCAGCCCGACGTTTGGCCACGGAAGAGGGTTTGCTCTGTGGTTATACAGCGGGAGGCAATGTGGCAGCAGCCACCAGAATTGCCGGTTGGTGCGATCCTGGGGCCAGAATTGTCACCATTTTATGTGATAGTGGGATGAAGTATTTAAGTACAGATCTCTTTAAGGCCAAAGGTTAAAGGCCTAGAACAATTTTTTCTTGCATTAATCCAGGAATTTAGTGGTATAATGAAACTTGGTAAATTTATCAAGTCAAGGGAGGCTATATAATGGCTGGGGAAGTTAAGTTATCTATTGAGTACTGTACTGCTTGAGGTTATCTGCCAAAGGCAGCCGGTCTGGCTGAAATACTTTTACGGTTATACAAAAATAAAATTAGTTCCTTCGAATTAATCCCCTCCAGCGGTGGAGTATTTGAAGTTAAGAAAAATGGCGAGCTTATTTTCTCTAAGAAGGCACTGGGCAGATTCCCAGAAAAGGAAGAGATAATAGCTAAATTAGATTTATAGATAATGCTAAAAATAAAAGTTTCCCAACAACCGGGAAACTTTTATTTTTTGACAATACCCTTTGTATTTATCTTTGGGCCAACTGCTATTATTTCAGACTCTGGCTCCACAACATTTTCGGAAATGAGCTGTCGCTGTACTTCTTTGCCGTTTTCCAAGGTGACTTCATAGGTTTTTAACCTATATCCATCACGTCCCGGACGCTGCACCAGGACTTGACCAGGGGCTAAGTTTGCCTGTTCAATATATTCCCGGCTGGCTTTATTCACCACTCGTTCGGTTTCAATTT
This region of Desulforamulus ferrireducens genomic DNA includes:
- a CDS encoding ABC transporter ATP-binding protein, coding for MNVVEIKSLTKIYGTNYALRDFTLNIEAGRVYGLIGPNGAGKTTAMSILATLLAPDGGTATVGGYDVIKEAAAVRRLIGYMPDFFGVYDGLKAWEYLEFYAAAYRIPVAKRPQLCRDLLELVNLSEKADSYVDLLSRGMKQRLAMARCLVHDPAVLILDEPASGLDPRARAEMKEVIRQLRRMNKTILISSHILPELAEMCDNIAILEQGRLVANGTVEEVTAARQGTRVLKVDVAEKLPELLDFLRDQPGVVNLDGDAGWARVSFSGNKKEQGELLQEIIKQGFYVLEFAEVKGNLEDAFMAMTGEVGA
- the deoC gene encoding deoxyribose-phosphate aldolase produces the protein MNATRTEIAKTIDHTLLKAVATGQDIIKLCQEAKEYGFASVCVNPTFVSLAAEQLKDSGIMVCTVVGFPLGCTTTATKVEETREAVNNGAQEIDMVINLGALKEGNDDLVCQDIAAVVKAAQEANPSTAVKVIIETCYLTHEEKILACQLAKTAGAHFVKTSTGFGTGGATIEDVALMREVVGPAMGVKASGGIKTSADVLALLKAGANRIGASAGVKIMKELS
- a CDS encoding SelT/SelW/SelH family (seleno)protein, which codes for MAGEVKLSIEYCTAUGYLPKAAGLAEILLRLYKNKISSFELIPSSGGVFEVKKNGELIFSKKALGRFPEKEEIIAKLDL
- a CDS encoding 4Fe-4S dicluster domain-containing protein, which encodes MLFTQAEANLARQIPLRPTPLPKLAKKIGMPVEALEEKITDMARRGLVFDAEHKGQRYVVLAPVVIGFFEFTFMRTRDNLPMAELAKLFDQYMMQDDKFAHGVFAGQTQIGRSLVREEALPDSDYAEILDWERASYIIESASRVGLSLCACRHKAEHLGKACDKPQQTCLTLNNGAKILIQNGLAEEISKAKALSILQQCKEQGLAQTADNVQRNVGYICNCCGCCCGMFKAMKTFNLNKAIVSSNWVMQIEQSKCTGCGACTRICPLGIISLQEEVIGDKKRRKASCSEDICLGCGVCYASCKFGAISLRPRSQRVFTPETTFDKIIMMAIERGKLTNLIFDDPSRLSHRALGRVMNIIEKSPPVKAVINSQPFKSVFLNTILAKVKKLADDY
- a CDS encoding right-handed parallel beta-helix repeat-containing protein, which gives rise to MAVLRVPKGYCTIQEAVNAARPGDVILVDEGTYPEQVIIDKNNICLVARCRNAVLDGNCLWDFGFILNNVVGVEIKDFTIKNYDLAGIFLLGGQANRIINNNIKKNDLAGIVLSGSNRNLISRNTIRENKFGILGLDIDQNWLVKNRVYKNCQSGIVLGLGNSGCNDNALINNSSVGNASIGILALGCNNLLLQNQVLQNELGILAVDDHNVLQGNIVKRNNCDAVLAVNADNLYIANNLISNNCGTGIQLVNNEFDIIEENKIVLNKDSGIKGSVDSINNIIIRNWIQLNTPCNIDLMNPDNNVINYRLFKS
- a CDS encoding TIGR01212 family radical SAM protein (This family includes YhcC from E. coli K-12, an uncharacterized radical SAM protein.); its protein translation is MDGTTRYRQYSEHLIKKFGQKVYKLPVNLPGTCPNRDNTVGKGGCIFCDEEGAGFECLPNSLDIQQQIAQNRDFFIKRFNAKKFIVYFQAFTNTYLTLEQFKENMLTAASQEDIVGISISTRPDCINDTYLDFLWEVQQKYNLDINIELGLQTVNYHTLTKVNRGHTLAEFLDAVQRIKKRNFEICTHIILNLPWDNLLDVQENAKILSVLGIDYVKLHALYVVKGTVLAQMYERQEISIIPLEEYINRVITFLEYLHPDIVVQRLVGKGPKTRQLFSNWATSWWKIKESIEKGLEERNTWQGKKCDYLNGKALRHINLQDCKTHKLY
- a CDS encoding Lon protease family protein; amino-acid sequence: MKLEHTIVSAERLRRRCLPEELEFCESSADVPPLKDFIGQERAVRAMQFGLNMKAHGYNIFVAGPVGTGKTTYTQTVVTQFAAKEEVPGDWCLIYNFQNPDVPLAVTLPAGMGAKFKQDMADLTYKMKTTLAKLFEGKEYSQKKNEVIQEITKKIDGSLEKLKEDAQAANFLMKTTEQGIFFVPLKEDRPLTKEQYEALSTEEKEGLEQTLKELQQRTEEIAYHSKLLEKEAEQVVSELDTKLVQESVGPLVKKLQKKYKDVPKIQAFLKGLVEDITSNIRCLADEEDTNKDALYEELYKKYRVNLLVNNQFTVGAPVVVETNPHYYNLFGKIEYRSQMGSVNTDFTMIKAGALHRANGGYLILQAKDLLADPNCWETLKKSLKNRQVLIENIGEQYRSVPTASLSPEPIPLNVKVILIGTPKIYNLLQQADEDFAKYFKVMVDFEVVMPRTPENLRNYVAFVGSVCRREKLPHFDKSALAELIEYGSRLAGNQKKLSTQFNEVVEIILEAASWAQMAGAEMVSGEFVRQAIKEKIYRSRRVEERLQELILRGKILVDTAGSVVGQINGLAVLDVGNYAFGKPSRITAKTYMGQEGLVNIERETEMSGSIHAKGVLTLTGFLGHMFAQNKPLSLSARITFEQLYEGVEGDSASSAELYALLSSLAEVPIKQCLAVTGSVNQNGEIQPIGGVTEKIEGFFEVCQARGLTGEQGVIIPVQNVDNVMLSHEVVEAVEKGLFHIYAISRVEEGIELLTGMPAGERLPDGGYPENTIYYLVDQKLQHFTEGLCQYSK
- a CDS encoding PLP-dependent cysteine synthase family protein; amino-acid sequence: MTDLKTCPSVLEAIGNTPIIELSRIAKDLPGRIFAKAEFMNPTGSMKDRIALKMIEQAEQEGKLQPGSIVIEETSGNTGIGLAMVCAIKGYQFIAVMSAGNSPERRQILEAMGAKVELVPQTPDGKPGQVTGEDLALVEKRAREMAEEMGAFLVNQFHNPDNCLAHYETTAQEIWQQMDGKIDYFLDVVGTSGTFTGIARALKEKDPNIQCWVVEPATAAVLAGKPVTNPRHVLQGSSYAKVPDLWDPAVCDGYITVSDGEAIRSARRLATEEGLLCGYTAGGNVAAATRIAGWCDPGARIVTILCDSGMKYLSTDLFKAKG
- a CDS encoding ABC transporter permease; translation: MKELNPVLLKEMRQRFRTYRSPLVLLLYLMVVGGFSLCYIYLRWRSAPSFSPGSSKDIFTVLSMAQLGLLAFVVPGLTAGVISGERERQTLNVLLTTELSPLGIVVSKMISSCSFIALLLFATLPLYSLVFMYGGLAPLQILGILGFFLITMLLYAAIGISCSTYFKRTGISTVTAYGLVFFQLAGTGFLGAFIYTLYLQQAEMAMVRLQETPLIVQLLQDNNPVMVMLRILGESATFGPDREMWLPYWGTYTVTCLVISVILILWSGWKLNPVNHNRKLFR